The following proteins are co-located in the Luteolibacter rhizosphaerae genome:
- the ileS gene encoding isoleucine--tRNA ligase: MSSESQYKDTLLLPQTSFPMRGDLVENEPKRLAIWEKQDLYHRILERRRVQKAPTFILHDGPPFANGDVHMGTALNKVLKDLVVKSKTMAGYAAPFVPGWDCHGLPIEFKVVKQATGLEPAEIRRRCTEFANGWIDVQRGSFRRLGVFGDWDKPYLTMDHAYEAEILRVFAKLVEEGVVYQSKKPVQWSYGAHTALAEAEVEYQDKESPAIFVKFPLTPESSSKLGIGNASIAIWTTTPWTLPANLGVAVHPEFTYEVCQFEGGSRGEILIVVKELVAELEAKSGMRRTSVLKSVKGRELEHLEARHPFLDRTSKIILGNFVTTETGTGAVHIAPGHGADDYVVGQQYGLGVLSPVDDDGNFTAEVGLPDLVGKHVFKSNEPIVELLESKGVLLAREVYRHSYPHCWRSKTPIIFRAVEQFFISLETLRGKALREIDQVEWLPAWGRNRIYGTVESRPDWCISRQRTWGVPLPVFFDTDNKAILSADVARKVADLVETQGTNIWFELSDAELAENLGLPAGVKKCRDTLDVWIDSGCSHVAVLEKHPELHAPADLYLEATDQHRGWFQSSLMMSVAWRDKAPYKSVLTHGFVVDKDKKGKLSKSEGSSGKPIDAAFFYNKYGADIVRLWVSSVDWQSEVPFSEDLFKQVAEPYRRLRNTLRILLGNLDGFDPGMDRVAASHMPVLDQWILERLNAVVAECRKAYEQYEFRKVFNALNQFCTTDLSAVYIDATKDRMYCDAKNSVRRRASQTAMYDVFSAISRLLAPILAYTADEAWENASFTEGSVHEQDFPEPDPAFASGKATATVNRLLEIKRVVQTAIEEQVQAKTFSKNNEAAVQLVVPEKEPVYDLLRDRQFATEFFIIADLDVSAGSVLSAKASKTKHEMCPRCRRYEPLGESGLCARCESVVQAVSHA; this comes from the coding sequence ATGAGTTCCGAATCCCAATACAAAGACACGCTGCTGCTTCCGCAGACGAGCTTCCCGATGCGCGGGGATCTCGTTGAGAACGAGCCGAAGCGTCTCGCCATTTGGGAGAAGCAGGACCTCTACCACCGCATTCTCGAGCGCCGCCGCGTCCAAAAGGCTCCCACCTTCATCCTTCACGATGGCCCGCCCTTCGCGAATGGCGACGTGCACATGGGCACCGCGCTCAACAAGGTGCTGAAGGATCTCGTCGTGAAGTCGAAGACCATGGCCGGCTACGCCGCGCCCTTCGTTCCCGGCTGGGACTGCCACGGCCTGCCCATCGAGTTCAAGGTGGTGAAGCAAGCCACCGGCCTCGAGCCCGCGGAGATCCGCCGCCGCTGCACCGAGTTCGCCAACGGCTGGATCGATGTCCAACGCGGTTCCTTCCGCCGTCTCGGCGTGTTCGGCGATTGGGACAAACCTTACCTCACCATGGATCACGCCTATGAGGCGGAGATCCTGCGCGTCTTCGCGAAGCTCGTGGAGGAAGGCGTGGTCTACCAATCCAAGAAGCCCGTCCAGTGGTCTTACGGTGCGCACACCGCGCTCGCCGAGGCTGAGGTCGAGTATCAGGACAAGGAGAGCCCCGCCATCTTCGTGAAGTTCCCGCTCACCCCTGAGTCTTCATCGAAGCTCGGCATCGGGAATGCCTCCATCGCCATCTGGACCACCACTCCCTGGACCCTGCCTGCCAACCTCGGCGTGGCCGTCCATCCGGAGTTCACCTACGAGGTCTGCCAGTTCGAAGGCGGCAGCCGCGGTGAGATCCTCATCGTCGTGAAGGAACTCGTCGCCGAGCTTGAGGCGAAGTCCGGCATGCGTCGTACTTCCGTGCTGAAGTCCGTGAAGGGCCGCGAGCTCGAGCACCTCGAAGCTCGTCACCCCTTCCTCGACCGCACCTCGAAGATCATCCTCGGCAACTTCGTCACCACGGAGACCGGCACCGGCGCGGTGCACATCGCACCCGGTCACGGCGCGGATGACTACGTCGTCGGCCAGCAGTACGGCCTCGGCGTGCTTTCGCCGGTCGATGACGATGGCAACTTCACCGCCGAAGTAGGCCTGCCCGATCTCGTCGGTAAGCACGTCTTCAAGTCGAACGAGCCGATCGTCGAGCTGCTGGAGAGCAAGGGCGTTCTCCTCGCCCGCGAGGTCTACCGCCACAGCTACCCGCATTGCTGGCGGTCGAAGACCCCCATCATCTTCCGCGCCGTCGAGCAGTTCTTCATCTCGCTGGAGACCCTGCGTGGCAAGGCCCTGCGCGAGATCGACCAGGTCGAGTGGCTCCCCGCATGGGGCCGCAACCGCATCTATGGCACCGTCGAATCCCGTCCGGATTGGTGCATCTCGCGCCAGCGCACCTGGGGCGTCCCGCTGCCCGTGTTCTTCGATACGGATAACAAGGCCATCCTCTCCGCGGATGTCGCCCGCAAGGTCGCCGACCTCGTCGAAACGCAAGGCACCAATATCTGGTTCGAGCTCTCCGATGCCGAGCTGGCCGAGAATCTCGGCCTTCCCGCGGGCGTGAAGAAGTGCCGCGATACCCTCGATGTCTGGATCGACTCCGGCTGCTCTCACGTCGCCGTGCTTGAAAAGCACCCGGAGCTTCACGCCCCCGCCGATCTTTACCTCGAAGCCACCGACCAGCACCGCGGCTGGTTCCAGAGCTCGCTCATGATGAGCGTCGCCTGGCGTGACAAGGCTCCCTACAAGTCCGTGCTCACCCACGGCTTCGTGGTGGACAAGGACAAGAAGGGCAAGCTCTCCAAGTCCGAAGGCAGCAGCGGCAAGCCGATCGACGCCGCATTCTTCTACAATAAGTACGGCGCGGATATCGTCCGTCTCTGGGTTTCTTCCGTCGACTGGCAGAGTGAGGTGCCCTTCAGTGAAGATCTCTTCAAGCAAGTCGCCGAGCCTTACCGCCGCTTGCGCAATACCTTGCGCATCCTGCTGGGGAATCTCGATGGCTTTGATCCGGGCATGGATCGCGTCGCGGCCAGCCACATGCCTGTCTTGGATCAGTGGATCCTCGAACGTCTCAACGCGGTCGTCGCCGAGTGCCGCAAGGCTTACGAGCAGTATGAATTCCGCAAGGTCTTCAACGCGCTCAACCAGTTCTGCACTACCGATCTCTCGGCCGTCTACATCGATGCCACCAAGGACCGGATGTACTGCGACGCGAAGAACTCGGTGCGCCGCCGCGCCAGCCAGACGGCGATGTATGATGTTTTCTCGGCCATCAGCCGCCTGCTCGCCCCCATCCTCGCCTACACCGCGGATGAAGCATGGGAGAACGCCTCCTTCACGGAAGGCAGCGTCCACGAACAGGACTTCCCGGAACCGGATCCCGCCTTCGCCTCCGGCAAGGCTACCGCGACCGTGAACCGCCTGCTTGAGATCAAGCGCGTCGTCCAGACCGCCATCGAAGAGCAGGTGCAGGCGAAGACCTTCTCGAAGAACAACGAGGCCGCCGTGCAACTCGTCGTCCCGGAGAAGGAGCCGGTCTACGATCTCCTCCGCGATCGCCAGTTCGCCACCGAGTTCTTCATCATCGCGGATCTCGATGTCTCCGCAGGCTCCGTGCTCTCGGCGAAGGCCTCGAAGACCAAACACGAGATGTGCCCGCGCTGCCGCCGATACGAGCCGCTCGGCGAGTCCGGCCTCTGCGCCCGTTGCGAGTCCGTCGTTCAAGCTGTATCTCACGCGTGA
- a CDS encoding signal peptidase II — translation MEARPTSSSVHPLPAGEAKEWALSKVLLLLTLPLYILDQWSKFWTVGRFPEPGYGYTSIQPSEAITVVPGFFNLTRVHNQGVAFGFGNGSDWAPIVFLIVPIVALGLITLGVRKKFFIGNWGKVSVALLLCGIFGNLTDRLVQGSRLSYMEGEPLWERLKAGYVVDFLDFTIPVINKQWPAFNVADSCICIAATLLFFTGLRADMKAAAEKKAKG, via the coding sequence ATGGAAGCCCGTCCCACATCGAGCAGCGTGCACCCTCTCCCCGCCGGAGAGGCCAAGGAGTGGGCCCTTTCCAAGGTCCTGCTCCTGCTCACTCTGCCCCTGTACATCCTGGACCAGTGGTCGAAGTTCTGGACCGTCGGTCGCTTCCCGGAGCCCGGCTACGGCTACACCAGCATCCAGCCCTCGGAGGCCATCACCGTCGTCCCCGGCTTCTTCAATCTCACCCGCGTCCATAACCAGGGCGTCGCCTTCGGCTTCGGGAATGGCAGCGATTGGGCGCCCATCGTCTTCCTCATCGTTCCCATTGTCGCCCTCGGTCTCATCACCCTCGGCGTCAGGAAGAAATTCTTCATCGGGAACTGGGGTAAGGTCTCCGTCGCCCTGCTGCTGTGCGGTATCTTCGGGAATCTCACCGACCGCCTCGTCCAAGGTTCCCGCCTCTCCTACATGGAGGGCGAGCCCCTCTGGGAACGCCTCAAGGCGGGCTACGTCGTCGACTTCCTCGACTTCACCATTCCGGTTATCAACAAGCAGTGGCCCGCCTTCAATGTCGCGGACTCCTGCATCTGCATCGCCGCCACTCTCCTCTTCTTTACCGGCCTCCGCGCGGACATGAAAGCCGCCGCCGAAAAGAAGGCCAAAGGCTAA
- a CDS encoding TPM domain-containing protein — protein sequence MRPLHWLLFCISLLLGGQSLAQDLEDENPIPPAPANLVLDEARVFARDPQRLAVVSETLGILEDRHGYRLYLATYSTLIGRSLKDQAALLEAKWLAGQPGMVLVLEVDSYKFQFGQAPPLKDEIEPGKVIERIRPTDFSFVELEHIISELDAPLKAATADRAAFAETLSTGLAAKLSITLDQRAAAPVGNTRGRMVILAIGLLAVTGLLALLAVAGLKRAEARSRDRLVFPKAAVGIRLGAPYGGGKVSSRHFGK from the coding sequence GTGAGGCCCCTCCACTGGCTCCTGTTCTGCATCTCCCTCCTCTTGGGCGGCCAATCCCTTGCCCAGGATCTCGAGGATGAGAACCCCATCCCTCCCGCCCCCGCGAACCTCGTCCTCGACGAAGCCCGCGTTTTCGCCCGCGATCCCCAGCGCCTTGCCGTCGTCTCCGAGACCCTCGGCATTCTCGAGGACCGCCACGGCTACCGCCTCTACCTCGCCACCTACAGCACCCTCATCGGGCGCAGCCTGAAGGATCAGGCAGCCCTCCTTGAAGCCAAGTGGCTCGCCGGACAGCCCGGCATGGTCCTCGTCCTGGAGGTGGACAGCTACAAGTTCCAGTTCGGCCAAGCCCCTCCGCTCAAGGACGAGATCGAACCCGGCAAGGTCATCGAGCGCATCCGGCCCACCGATTTTTCCTTCGTGGAGCTTGAGCATATCATCTCCGAACTGGATGCCCCTCTGAAGGCTGCCACCGCGGATCGCGCCGCCTTCGCCGAAACCCTCTCCACCGGTCTCGCCGCCAAGCTTTCAATTACCCTCGACCAACGTGCTGCCGCACCCGTCGGTAACACCCGCGGCCGCATGGTAATTCTCGCCATCGGCCTCCTCGCCGTCACCGGCCTTCTCGCCCTCCTCGCCGTCGCTGGTCTCAAGCGCGCCGAAGCTCGTTCCCGCGACCGCCTCGTCTTCCCGAAGGCAGCCGTCGGCATCCGCCTCGGTGCCCCCTACGGTGGCGGCAAGGTCAGCTCTCGCCACTTCGGCAAGTAG
- a CDS encoding DUF2062 domain-containing protein — MKRRYLWLVRRAYRALRHPRLRHREWWQDVTHALFERRLWMPCRDTVASGLAIGMFFAVMPVPLQMLFAGVAAMKFRANVPIAMTCCWLSNPVTNLPLFLGQFWLGAKISQTLGLNLPDIQWFKNFLIWLMGQESENERSLLDTIRHGNTGDFFLGALASGILLAALAYPLVHLFSAIMPHHLPARKHATTKVSSFMRKIKAQRDARKEAKKAQKEAPKAL; from the coding sequence ATGAAGCGACGCTACCTATGGCTCGTCCGGCGCGCGTACCGCGCTCTGCGGCACCCGCGACTGCGACACCGGGAATGGTGGCAGGACGTCACGCATGCGCTGTTTGAACGGCGCCTGTGGATGCCCTGCCGCGATACCGTGGCCTCGGGTCTGGCGATCGGGATGTTCTTCGCGGTGATGCCGGTGCCGCTGCAGATGCTTTTCGCCGGGGTGGCGGCGATGAAGTTCCGGGCCAACGTGCCGATCGCGATGACCTGCTGCTGGCTGAGCAACCCGGTGACGAATCTCCCGCTGTTCCTAGGGCAGTTTTGGCTGGGCGCAAAGATCTCCCAGACGCTGGGCCTGAATCTGCCGGACATCCAGTGGTTCAAGAACTTCCTGATCTGGCTTATGGGCCAAGAATCGGAGAATGAGCGCTCCTTGCTGGATACGATCCGGCACGGCAACACCGGAGACTTCTTCCTAGGTGCACTTGCCTCCGGGATCCTGCTGGCGGCGCTCGCCTACCCCTTGGTGCATCTGTTTTCCGCGATCATGCCGCACCATTTGCCGGCCCGGAAGCATGCGACGACCAAGGTTTCCTCCTTCATGCGGAAGATCAAGGCGCAGCGCGACGCCCGTAAGGAGGCGAAGAAGGCTCAGAAGGAAGCGCCGAAAGCGCTGTGA
- a CDS encoding undecaprenyl-diphosphate phosphatase, translating into MNWWQALVLGVIEGITEYLPVSSTGHLIVAQRMMGIGTSPEDKAAADCFAICIQGGAIAAVLGLYWPRVRQMFLGLLGKNPEGLKLIFAIIAGFLPAAVIGLLANDWIEEKLFHFKWIAWAWFVGGIGILVVDRWMKKGGGSQGRELAEITIKMAFLVGLMQCVAMWPGTSRSLMTIIGGILVGLRLSAAVEFSFLLGLATLGAATAKKAVWPIEGLAAKYDTAFGGALLMWDRYGLVPLAIGVIAATVSAAVAVKWMVAYLNRRGLGVFGWYRIAAAIAAAAMIATNFLGLAHS; encoded by the coding sequence ATGAATTGGTGGCAAGCCCTTGTTCTAGGCGTGATCGAAGGGATCACCGAATATCTCCCCGTCAGCTCGACCGGCCACCTCATCGTCGCCCAGCGGATGATGGGCATCGGCACCAGTCCCGAGGACAAGGCCGCGGCTGATTGCTTCGCCATCTGCATCCAGGGTGGTGCTATCGCCGCCGTTCTTGGCCTCTACTGGCCCCGTGTCCGTCAGATGTTCCTCGGCCTCCTCGGCAAGAACCCGGAGGGCCTGAAGCTCATTTTCGCCATCATCGCCGGCTTCCTGCCTGCCGCCGTCATCGGCCTGCTCGCGAATGACTGGATCGAGGAAAAGCTCTTCCACTTCAAGTGGATCGCATGGGCCTGGTTCGTCGGCGGCATCGGCATTCTCGTCGTCGATCGCTGGATGAAGAAAGGCGGTGGCTCGCAGGGTAGGGAACTCGCGGAGATCACCATCAAGATGGCTTTTCTGGTTGGTCTCATGCAGTGCGTCGCCATGTGGCCCGGCACCTCCCGCAGCCTCATGACCATCATCGGCGGCATCCTCGTCGGCCTCCGCCTTAGCGCCGCCGTCGAGTTTTCCTTCCTCCTCGGCCTCGCCACCCTCGGCGCCGCCACCGCCAAGAAAGCCGTCTGGCCCATCGAAGGTCTCGCCGCCAAGTACGATACCGCCTTCGGGGGTGCTCTCCTCATGTGGGACCGCTATGGCCTCGTCCCGCTCGCCATCGGCGTCATCGCCGCCACCGTCTCCGCCGCCGTCGCTGTCAAATGGATGGTCGCCTACCTGAACCGCCGCGGCCTCGGCGTCTTCGGGTGGTACCGCATCGCCGCCGCCATTGCCGCTGCGGCCATGATCGCCACCAACTTCCTCGGCCTCGCCCATTCCTGA
- a CDS encoding murein hydrolase activator EnvC family protein: MSGLPRKPAFPVLFALLLAFIAPAAAQQRSARVALTDGFDYPVGKPDAAGYYKARGLRLRPPVHFGEDWNGRGGGDTDMGAPVYSIGDGVVTWAYDVRQGWGNVVIIRYGYRDPASGQVRFIDALYGHLRDMGVRVGQQVKRGQQVGTIGNNRGMYAAHLHFEIRHNLSIGMQRESVGRDMNNWADPTEFIKKYRRLNRDWGKVAMPLGTYQEYQGFKGL; encoded by the coding sequence GTGAGCGGTTTGCCGCGTAAACCCGCCTTCCCCGTCCTCTTCGCCCTGCTTCTCGCGTTCATCGCACCGGCAGCGGCTCAACAGAGATCGGCCCGGGTGGCATTGACCGATGGCTTCGACTACCCCGTCGGCAAGCCCGACGCCGCAGGCTACTACAAGGCCCGTGGCCTGCGCCTCCGCCCGCCCGTGCACTTTGGTGAGGACTGGAACGGCCGCGGCGGTGGCGATACCGACATGGGCGCTCCCGTCTACAGCATCGGCGATGGTGTTGTGACCTGGGCCTACGATGTCCGGCAGGGCTGGGGAAACGTCGTCATCATCCGCTACGGCTATCGTGATCCCGCCTCCGGCCAGGTCCGCTTCATTGATGCGCTTTACGGCCATCTTCGCGATATGGGAGTCCGCGTCGGTCAGCAGGTGAAGCGCGGCCAGCAGGTCGGCACCATCGGCAACAACCGCGGGATGTATGCCGCCCACCTCCATTTCGAGATCCGCCACAATCTCAGCATCGGCATGCAGCGCGAAAGTGTCGGCCGGGACATGAACAACTGGGCGGACCCCACCGAGTTCATCAAAAAGTACCGCCGCCTGAACCGCGATTGGGGCAAGGTGGCCATGCCCTTGGGCACCTATCAGGAGTATCAGGGTTTCAAGGGCCTCTGA
- a CDS encoding thermonuclease family protein: protein MARSRTTSGRILALVIIAALSWYLREQRQQGKPQKDKPRWEAPSRSDSASAPKSSTRTGDYETFDDLRYEDHRQNDGDSFRVKFPDGRVEQFRLYFVDCPESEFRTYRGGADNHKRIHEQAEAFGISDEQAVQIGKRAKERIQELIARKPFVLHTRWEDPFGDRRYHAFVSTVGGRPLEEVLVGEGLARIHTKGADLPDGTSRRDYEARLRQLEKEARKDRKGAWGMN from the coding sequence ATGGCCCGCTCCCGCACCACGTCCGGGCGTATCCTCGCTCTGGTCATCATTGCCGCTCTCTCTTGGTACCTTCGTGAGCAGCGGCAGCAGGGTAAGCCGCAGAAGGACAAGCCCCGCTGGGAAGCACCCTCCCGCTCCGACTCCGCTTCCGCTCCCAAGTCTTCCACGCGGACCGGGGACTACGAAACTTTCGACGATCTCCGCTACGAGGATCACCGTCAAAACGATGGCGATAGCTTCCGCGTGAAGTTCCCGGATGGCCGCGTCGAGCAGTTCCGCCTCTATTTCGTCGATTGCCCGGAGAGCGAGTTCCGCACCTACCGCGGCGGCGCGGACAATCACAAGCGCATCCACGAACAGGCGGAAGCCTTCGGGATCTCGGACGAACAGGCCGTCCAGATCGGCAAGCGCGCCAAGGAACGCATCCAAGAACTGATCGCCCGCAAGCCCTTCGTCCTCCACACCCGCTGGGAGGATCCCTTCGGTGACCGCCGCTACCATGCCTTCGTCAGCACCGTCGGCGGCAGGCCCTTGGAGGAGGTCCTTGTCGGTGAAGGCCTCGCCCGCATCCACACCAAGGGCGCGGACCTTCCCGATGGTACCTCTCGCAGGGACTACGAAGCCCGCCTCCGTCAGTTGGAGAAGGAAGCCCGCAAGGACCGGAAGGGTGCATGGGGCATGAATTGA
- a CDS encoding uracil-DNA glycosylase family protein yields the protein MSDLPLIAASRHLAERLRPLVFSKAAYTYLPLDYARAPHEEYLRRFGQGKKQVVFLGMNPGPFGMAQTGVPFGEVPSVRDWMGINLPVGKPAPEHPKRPVQGFACPKSEVSGRRLWGLFAERFGSAESFFADHFVLNYCPLVWMSETGANLTPDKLPASEMVEVEAACLEHLAESIRVLNPEWLIGVGGFAEERLKQAAQLTGSTAKLGRVLHPSPASPAANRGWAEAATRQLLQQGVWT from the coding sequence GTGTCCGACCTGCCTCTGATCGCCGCCTCCCGCCATCTTGCCGAGCGCCTCCGCCCGCTCGTCTTCTCGAAGGCGGCTTACACCTACCTACCGCTCGATTACGCCCGCGCCCCGCATGAGGAGTACCTCCGCCGCTTCGGGCAGGGGAAAAAGCAGGTCGTATTCCTCGGCATGAACCCCGGCCCCTTCGGCATGGCCCAGACCGGCGTTCCCTTTGGCGAGGTTCCCTCCGTCCGCGATTGGATGGGGATCAATCTGCCGGTCGGCAAGCCCGCTCCCGAGCACCCGAAACGCCCGGTCCAAGGCTTCGCCTGCCCGAAGTCGGAGGTCAGCGGCCGCCGTCTCTGGGGCCTCTTCGCGGAGCGCTTCGGCAGCGCCGAATCCTTCTTCGCGGACCACTTCGTCCTCAACTACTGCCCGCTCGTCTGGATGAGCGAGACCGGCGCGAATCTCACGCCCGACAAGCTCCCCGCCAGCGAGATGGTGGAAGTGGAGGCCGCCTGCCTGGAACACCTCGCGGAGTCCATCCGCGTGCTCAATCCCGAGTGGCTGATCGGCGTCGGCGGCTTCGCCGAGGAACGCCTGAAGCAGGCCGCCCAGCTCACCGGCAGCACTGCCAAGCTCGGCCGCGTCCTTCATCCCAGCCCCGCCTCACCCGCCGCCAACCGTGGCTGGGCGGAAGCCGCCACCAGGCAGCTCCTCCAGCAGGGCGTGTGGACTTAG
- a CDS encoding PEP-CTERM sorting domain-containing protein: MAFDDISLTHTPVPEPSGMVLAATAFGLGLLRRKRPA; encoded by the coding sequence GTGGCCTTCGACGATATCAGCCTGACCCACACTCCGGTGCCCGAGCCGTCGGGGATGGTCTTGGCTGCTACGGCCTTCGGCTTGGGTCTTCTGCGTCGCAAGCGCCCGGCCTGA
- a CDS encoding OprO/OprP family phosphate-selective porin — translation MKTLPKLLLLSLFVSPLLPAQLNAAEPAAEKSKAEDGGKKKKKKNKDKNKNKGQKDEPAAAVTGGSAKDAPPEIAEPAASNNGDWCTWLQNDPGLLYDNDKNPWIQSFEIGGRFHYQAAYVEGTDINGLDFNDKYDEYRRLRLETKTEFLRFLTAEINVNLVSDNRFRDDFFSDLEWGYDRFDEASLELDVDKMLGTGGPFDNIKVKYGRMKLKMTEEVHMSSNEIYTIERSHIADKLGGNQSRPTGATLELDKGPWELVLGIYSAEDDADFIGGWNDGHFYYGSLAWQATDEFKLQLDYSQNELDDRALVDDALGYSWATALSAIYEKKDWGVIAEAIYGDNGGANGLIPRRAGDFHAFVVMPWYWIIEDKLQVVVQYQYASSPESQGLQIPSRYIRADHENPAVDVDNGRGNEHHYLYAGLNYHLCRDRVKLMGGVALDDLTTRRSEVKGLTYQVAFRTAF, via the coding sequence ATGAAAACCCTGCCCAAACTGCTGCTCTTATCCCTGTTCGTCAGCCCCTTGCTGCCGGCCCAATTGAACGCTGCCGAACCGGCCGCCGAGAAGTCGAAGGCCGAGGACGGCGGCAAGAAGAAGAAAAAGAAGAACAAGGATAAGAACAAGAACAAGGGCCAGAAGGACGAGCCCGCCGCAGCCGTGACAGGCGGAAGCGCCAAGGACGCACCGCCGGAGATCGCAGAGCCCGCGGCATCCAACAACGGCGACTGGTGCACCTGGCTCCAGAACGATCCGGGCCTTCTCTACGACAACGACAAGAATCCCTGGATCCAGTCCTTCGAGATCGGCGGGCGTTTCCACTATCAGGCCGCCTACGTCGAAGGCACGGACATCAACGGCCTCGACTTCAACGACAAGTACGACGAATACCGTAGGTTGCGCCTCGAAACCAAGACGGAGTTCCTGCGCTTCCTGACCGCGGAGATCAACGTGAACCTGGTCTCGGACAACCGCTTCCGCGACGATTTCTTCAGCGACCTGGAGTGGGGCTACGACCGTTTCGACGAAGCTTCGCTCGAGCTGGACGTGGACAAGATGCTCGGCACCGGCGGTCCGTTCGACAACATCAAGGTCAAATACGGCCGGATGAAGCTGAAGATGACGGAGGAGGTCCACATGTCCTCGAACGAGATCTACACCATCGAACGCTCGCACATCGCCGACAAGCTGGGCGGCAACCAGAGCCGCCCGACCGGTGCCACGCTCGAACTCGACAAGGGTCCGTGGGAACTGGTACTCGGCATCTACAGCGCGGAAGACGACGCCGACTTCATCGGCGGCTGGAACGACGGTCACTTCTACTACGGTAGCCTCGCTTGGCAGGCCACGGACGAGTTCAAGTTGCAACTCGACTACAGCCAGAACGAACTCGACGACCGCGCGCTGGTGGACGACGCGCTCGGTTACTCCTGGGCAACCGCTCTCTCGGCCATCTACGAGAAGAAGGACTGGGGTGTGATCGCCGAAGCCATCTACGGCGACAACGGCGGTGCGAACGGCCTGATCCCGCGACGCGCCGGTGACTTCCACGCCTTCGTGGTCATGCCGTGGTACTGGATCATCGAGGACAAGCTGCAGGTGGTGGTGCAATACCAATACGCCAGCTCACCGGAGTCGCAGGGTCTGCAGATCCCGTCCCGTTACATCCGGGCCGATCATGAGAACCCGGCGGTGGACGTAGACAACGGCCGCGGCAACGAGCACCACTACCTCTACGCCGGTCTCAACTACCACCTGTGCCGCGACCGCGTGAAGCTGATGGGTGGCGTGGCACTGGACGACCTGACGACCCGCCGCAGCGAGGTGAAGGGCCTGACCTATCAGGTCGCCTTCCGCACCGCCTTCTAA
- a CDS encoding DUF4956 domain-containing protein — protein MYPADLSQSVFSLLSATESGGSVTSFFDQLLGGSSAAAVKQDPVDVVIAMCVSLVLNLIIALIYRKTYKGTRYSQDYVQTLILIGVVTTILIKVVSGNGNIAFGMFAAFSVIRFRRTLGQSRDLAFVFLAMAVGMVVGAGDYRMAVIITAIIAAAIVILTATDAFAPRRASHMVTLRMTSDMDFEKLLVPVFNEFADAVQLVSVSSAQAGMMTELRYGLQLKEGASTPKLLEALHLVCGNNRVILTPTGNELDI, from the coding sequence ATGTACCCAGCCGACCTGTCTCAGTCCGTTTTCAGCCTGCTCTCCGCCACCGAGTCCGGGGGTAGCGTTACTTCCTTCTTCGACCAACTGCTGGGTGGCAGCAGCGCCGCCGCGGTGAAGCAAGATCCCGTGGATGTGGTGATCGCAATGTGCGTCAGCCTGGTGCTGAACCTGATCATCGCGCTGATCTACCGCAAAACCTACAAGGGCACCCGCTATTCGCAGGACTATGTCCAGACGCTGATCCTGATCGGCGTGGTGACCACGATCCTGATCAAGGTGGTGTCCGGCAACGGCAACATCGCCTTCGGTATGTTCGCTGCGTTCTCGGTGATCCGCTTCCGCCGGACGCTGGGTCAATCGCGGGACTTGGCCTTCGTGTTCCTGGCGATGGCAGTGGGCATGGTGGTGGGCGCCGGGGATTACCGGATGGCCGTCATCATCACCGCGATCATCGCTGCGGCGATCGTGATCCTGACCGCGACGGATGCATTCGCGCCGCGCCGGGCCTCGCACATGGTGACGCTGCGCATGACGAGCGACATGGACTTCGAGAAGCTGCTGGTACCGGTCTTCAATGAATTCGCCGATGCGGTGCAGCTGGTGAGCGTATCCTCCGCCCAAGCGGGGATGATGACCGAGCTGCGCTACGGCCTGCAGCTCAAGGAAGGCGCCAGCACGCCCAAGCTGCTGGAGGCGCTCCATCTCGTCTGCGGCAACAACCGCGTGATCCTTACCCCGACCGGCAACGAGCTCGACATCTGA